The following proteins are co-located in the Vibrio azureus genome:
- a CDS encoding flavin-containing monooxygenase produces MSTVPSIQNPETKIEACIIVGAGQAGLSLAYQLKQKKITPLIIDKEDRVGDVWRRRPDGMLLFTSRQFCQLPGLALEGEPSGYPDKEEIADYFEHYSKTLKLRVVNGVEVTSVRREKQIYEVTCSNGKVYQALSLVNATGANQKTIIPDLSQHTSPDVLQLTASDYRNVSSLQGNKNVAVIGDGASGRQIAAQLAEQHLDVTLFCGSKRALVPNRILGKDLFWWLHHLGFLYADAGSLIGKILKKRNPIPVKSLNDRQLKKMGVRITSKLRSAHKNIVSDQQGENVSIDAIIWCVGYREVTDWLPLEGARDKHGFCCESGIHKGGYTALPGMFLIGRKWLSSRSSELLAGMPKDSLRVANFIERYLQQHPALSRLELSAEYPVQEVMV; encoded by the coding sequence ATGAGTACGGTACCTTCAATACAAAACCCAGAGACTAAGATCGAAGCCTGCATTATTGTGGGTGCTGGTCAGGCAGGGCTGTCACTCGCTTACCAACTGAAGCAGAAAAAGATCACGCCTTTAATTATCGATAAAGAAGATCGCGTTGGTGATGTTTGGCGTCGCCGACCTGATGGTATGTTGCTGTTTACTTCTCGTCAGTTTTGTCAGCTTCCGGGTCTTGCGTTGGAGGGGGAACCATCAGGATACCCAGACAAGGAGGAGATTGCTGATTACTTTGAGCACTATTCAAAAACATTAAAACTTCGTGTTGTTAACGGGGTTGAAGTGACAAGTGTGAGAAGAGAAAAGCAAATCTATGAAGTGACTTGTAGTAACGGCAAGGTATATCAGGCATTGAGTTTGGTGAATGCAACAGGAGCAAACCAGAAAACCATTATACCGGATTTATCACAGCACACCTCACCAGATGTTTTACAACTGACGGCAAGTGATTATAGAAATGTAAGTAGCTTGCAAGGCAATAAGAATGTTGCGGTGATCGGGGATGGGGCCAGTGGTAGGCAAATCGCAGCGCAACTGGCAGAGCAACATTTAGATGTGACGCTGTTTTGTGGCTCTAAGCGTGCTTTGGTGCCGAATCGAATTCTAGGCAAAGACCTGTTTTGGTGGCTACATCACCTTGGTTTTTTATACGCCGATGCAGGAAGTTTGATTGGCAAGATTCTCAAAAAGAGGAACCCGATTCCGGTTAAAAGCCTCAATGATCGACAGCTCAAGAAAATGGGCGTCAGGATCACCAGCAAACTCCGCTCAGCACACAAGAACATTGTGAGTGACCAACAAGGCGAGAACGTCAGTATCGATGCGATTATTTGGTGTGTGGGCTATCGCGAAGTGACTGATTGGCTTCCGTTGGAAGGCGCGCGAGACAAACATGGTTTTTGCTGTGAATCCGGAATACATAAAGGTGGGTATACCGCCTTACCTGGGATGTTTTTGATCGGCCGCAAATGGCTCAGTAGTCGCTCTTCAGAACTGTTAGCGGGTATGCCCAAAGATAGCCTGCGTGTGGCAAACTTTATTGAGCGTTATTTACAACAGCATCCTGCTCTGAGCCGCTTAGAGCTTAGCGCTGAATATCCAGTGCAAGAGGTCATGGTATGA
- a CDS encoding fatty acyl-AMP ligase: MHIDKAETIIDCLSAYSQSIGEQPAYTFLPRGKGNAQPISYQGLQRNSMLVAQDLIQRKCHRQRAILLYPAGLDFLYGLYGCFYAGVIAVPCNLSRGSHHLKRLNDIIDDAQAAVILTTSELKSSMECQLGRDDIEWLAFDFEQTELNKDIRYPAINKHDIAFIQYTSGSTSKPKGVMVSHHNLLQNIIAIRETFGTFEHIRIGGWLPQFHDMGLIGNILHTVGLGGHYIFMPPLSFIQRPIRWLELMAEYQCDLSTAPNFAYDLCVERIKKEQLQGLNLSSWKWAGNGAETVHPETIDEFCALLEPSGFRRAAMTPCYGMAETTLMVTASGKDDSPLTLNIDPEAMAKGQLVEQTSSSYQIAGCGFVAPNHEVLIVDPDTCQPLRAGQVGEIWVSGPSVAVGYWNKPEKTEHDFGATTQCGKGPYLRTGDLGLIKDKQLVVSGRLKDLFIIRGRNIYPQDMERYLANYSDCFRLNKTAAFSIGQEVVLLQEVEKSAMKLPSLKELKMQAMAQMVQEFDVTIKELILIKANTIPMTSSGKVQRALCSQKYLEAEFTDVC, from the coding sequence GTGCATATTGATAAAGCTGAAACCATCATTGACTGTCTGTCAGCCTATAGTCAGTCGATTGGCGAGCAGCCTGCTTACACGTTTTTACCCCGTGGAAAAGGAAACGCCCAACCGATTAGCTATCAAGGCTTGCAGCGAAATAGCATGTTGGTCGCACAGGATCTGATTCAACGAAAATGTCATAGGCAGCGCGCCATTTTGTTATACCCCGCAGGACTTGATTTTCTCTATGGTTTGTATGGGTGTTTTTATGCAGGCGTGATTGCTGTGCCATGCAATCTATCGCGTGGTAGTCACCATTTAAAACGGCTTAACGACATCATAGATGATGCTCAAGCGGCGGTCATTTTAACGACTTCAGAGCTAAAATCATCGATGGAATGTCAATTGGGTCGTGATGACATTGAGTGGCTTGCTTTTGATTTTGAGCAAACAGAGCTGAACAAAGACATTCGTTATCCAGCGATCAACAAGCATGACATTGCCTTTATTCAATATACTTCTGGATCAACATCGAAACCGAAAGGTGTCATGGTCTCCCACCATAATCTGTTGCAAAACATCATTGCGATTAGAGAAACCTTTGGCACATTTGAACATATTCGTATTGGTGGTTGGCTTCCTCAATTTCATGATATGGGGTTGATAGGTAATATTTTACATACGGTCGGTTTGGGTGGGCATTATATTTTTATGCCGCCATTGTCATTTATTCAGCGCCCCATTCGGTGGCTTGAACTGATGGCGGAGTATCAATGTGATTTATCGACCGCGCCTAATTTTGCCTATGACTTATGCGTCGAGAGAATAAAAAAAGAACAGTTGCAGGGGCTAAATTTGAGCTCGTGGAAGTGGGCTGGTAATGGCGCTGAAACCGTTCACCCTGAAACCATCGACGAATTTTGTGCACTGCTTGAGCCTAGCGGTTTTCGTCGTGCTGCGATGACCCCTTGTTATGGTATGGCAGAAACAACGCTGATGGTTACGGCTTCTGGAAAAGATGACTCACCACTCACTCTGAACATTGATCCTGAGGCGATGGCAAAAGGTCAATTAGTTGAACAAACGTCATCTTCTTATCAAATAGCGGGTTGTGGATTCGTTGCCCCTAATCATGAGGTTCTGATTGTTGATCCGGATACCTGTCAGCCTTTGCGTGCGGGCCAAGTTGGCGAAATATGGGTCAGTGGGCCCAGTGTCGCAGTAGGATATTGGAATAAACCTGAAAAAACAGAGCATGACTTTGGCGCAACAACGCAGTGTGGCAAAGGGCCTTATTTAAGGACGGGAGATTTAGGGCTGATAAAAGATAAGCAGCTGGTGGTCTCTGGCCGCCTCAAAGACCTGTTTATTATTCGAGGCAGAAATATATACCCTCAAGATATGGAAAGGTATTTGGCCAACTATTCAGACTGCTTTCGGTTAAATAAAACCGCGGCGTTTTCCATTGGCCAGGAAGTTGTCCTGTTGCAAGAAGTGGAAAAGTCGGCGATGAAGCTTCCTTCACTTAAAGAACTGAAAATGCAAGCGATGGCTCAGATGGTACAAGAGTTCGATGTGACGATTAAAGAGTTAATTTTAATCAAAGCTAATACGATACCGATGACTTCAAGTGGCAAAGTACAAAGAGCACTGTGCAGTCAAAAATACTTGGAAGCTGAATTTACAGACGTGTGTTAA
- a CDS encoding cysteine desulfurase family protein, with amino-acid sequence MKGYFDYNATTPISDGVQQATIDALAHFGNPSGRYRFSQESKRIVSDTRLTFARFLSCEEEEIFFTSGGTESNNLAIRGVLDQSERQNLSGQHVICSAIEHSSVIELLNWYHSRLGLAVTFVQPNREGRIQVEDIQRAIRPSTCLITVMAINNEIGTIQPIEDIAVIANAHSIHFHVDAVQAVGKIPLNLERVGAHTVAFSGHKFYAPKGIGGLYCKKSSVLSPLFVGGGQEKGLRGGTENTLGIAALHVAANECAKDMQSQLLRFASLRSLAITLLQQHDITFQCNGSDNAQHQAPWTLNISIQGIRGEALAARLDICHGIAVSLGSACSNNKQQNRSHVLKSMGLSNQDIDSAIRISFGKQTLEEDIHQLVDAIAKEVGFLNRLSQVTVEDEISAY; translated from the coding sequence ATGAAAGGGTATTTCGACTATAATGCGACAACCCCGATCTCTGATGGTGTGCAACAGGCAACCATTGATGCACTGGCGCATTTTGGTAATCCTTCAGGACGCTATCGTTTTAGTCAAGAAAGTAAGCGTATTGTCTCAGACACTCGATTGACGTTTGCAAGATTTCTTAGCTGCGAGGAGGAGGAGATCTTCTTCACCTCCGGTGGGACAGAAAGTAATAATTTGGCTATCCGTGGAGTGTTGGATCAAAGTGAGCGGCAGAATCTCAGTGGCCAGCACGTAATATGTTCGGCGATCGAACATTCATCGGTTATAGAACTACTGAATTGGTACCACAGTCGTTTGGGATTAGCGGTCACCTTTGTTCAACCTAATCGAGAAGGTCGGATACAAGTTGAAGATATTCAACGTGCGATAAGGCCTTCTACTTGCTTAATTACAGTGATGGCCATCAATAATGAAATAGGGACGATTCAGCCTATTGAAGACATTGCGGTGATCGCGAATGCTCATTCGATTCACTTTCATGTTGATGCTGTTCAAGCGGTTGGAAAAATCCCCCTTAATCTTGAGCGGGTAGGGGCGCATACGGTTGCTTTCTCTGGTCATAAGTTTTATGCACCTAAAGGTATTGGTGGATTGTATTGCAAAAAGTCTTCAGTACTTTCTCCGTTATTTGTTGGTGGTGGTCAAGAAAAGGGGTTGCGTGGGGGCACTGAAAATACGCTGGGTATTGCGGCTCTTCACGTGGCGGCTAACGAGTGTGCCAAAGATATGCAAAGCCAATTATTACGTTTTGCCTCGCTTCGCAGCCTTGCTATTACTTTGCTTCAACAGCATGACATTACTTTTCAATGCAACGGCTCTGACAATGCTCAACATCAAGCGCCATGGACTTTAAATATCAGTATCCAAGGGATTCGTGGCGAAGCTCTCGCTGCTCGTTTAGACATTTGCCATGGCATTGCGGTCTCTTTAGGTTCTGCCTGCAGTAATAATAAACAACAAAATCGTTCACATGTCCTCAAATCCATGGGCTTGTCGAATCAGGATATTGATAGCGCCATCCGAATCAGTTTCGGTAAGCAGACTCTCGAAGAGGATATTCATCAACTTGTTGACGCGATTGCAAAAGAAGTCGGCTTTCTAAACCGTCTTTCGCAAGTCACTGTGGAGGATGAGATAAGTGCATATTGA
- a CDS encoding acyl carrier protein produces the protein MQLITQSKMEAWLLEYLMPTFHQNNLSPNVNTSFDALGLDSMTRVQLVTALEDELGVELDPVLGFEYPTIASLCKQVESMQEA, from the coding sequence ATGCAATTAATTACACAAAGCAAAATGGAAGCGTGGTTGCTTGAATATTTAATGCCCACTTTTCATCAAAACAACTTATCACCCAATGTGAATACATCGTTTGATGCTTTAGGGCTCGATTCGATGACGCGTGTGCAGTTGGTGACGGCATTGGAAGACGAACTCGGTGTCGAGTTAGACCCTGTTTTAGGTTTTGAGTATCCGACGATCGCTTCATTGTGTAAACAGGTTGAGTCAATGCAGGAGGCATGA
- a CDS encoding efflux RND transporter permease subunit: MNNGLDWLTRKSSVGPIAALCVMLVLLGISGLTRLDMESDYRIFFEESNPELLTYERFQSQYQSSENVLLVLVPRSPQGHVLSEQGWQLQQWLTAQSWQLPFVTRVDSLPDYPRTQVDGDDLFVEELLSPSQKVTEVNLKQINQYATSEIQLLNQLIDQKGQFAGLNLTVRFLGVDTKGETQQLAAAVREMIALAEETWPDFEIYSSGMVMLNNAFFEAAQGDFKTLIPIMLLGISVIASLLLRSWLALACLNGVMLLSIAAALGTSAYLGMALSAPTVSVPIILATIVIASGVHLFSALNSAAGNTVERLKYALNKTVKPITLTNMTTILGFLSMNFSESPPFRDLGNMVAIGVFACWLLTLTLVPFIWLCFSKQNTQVRSQPVIPGLDGLSRVVYRTRRRILMVGLPLCLVVSGYALNNVPNDNFVEYFDESVQFRQQTDFINQNLTGIYSLEFSAETQQSNGVLQPKLLLVLDDFTQWLRKQPEVTSAVSITEVLKDINQNMHAGDDAFYRLPTSQEEAAQYFLLYEMSLPSGHSLSDRVNMNKSSARITARLTNLDSIGMKRFEQRALEYWHGAAQGLEVKLLHSSPTLMFSHIGVTNTNSLILGALVALVMVSILLAIAFRSVPLGLFSMIPNLLPVTLAFGIWGMLVGEVSMGLAGVSSMVIGIVVDDTVHFLHHYRHHRQRYDVEEAIRRTISIVGPAMIVSSLVLIAGFMTLTLSSFEKNAAMGLLTSITIGLAVLADLILLPAMLAVTDKYWHKKPVTDEKIQGVGYES; the protein is encoded by the coding sequence ATGAACAACGGCTTAGATTGGCTCACTCGAAAGTCTAGCGTCGGTCCGATTGCCGCCCTTTGTGTCATGCTTGTTTTGCTTGGAATAAGCGGGCTCACTCGTTTAGATATGGAAAGCGATTATCGAATCTTCTTTGAGGAAAGTAACCCTGAGCTACTGACTTATGAACGATTTCAAAGCCAATATCAAAGCAGTGAAAATGTATTGCTGGTTTTAGTTCCTCGTTCCCCTCAAGGCCATGTGTTGAGTGAACAAGGCTGGCAACTGCAGCAGTGGTTAACCGCTCAATCTTGGCAATTGCCTTTTGTCACCCGTGTAGACAGTCTTCCGGATTACCCCAGAACTCAAGTTGATGGAGACGATCTGTTTGTAGAGGAACTTCTGTCGCCTTCACAGAAGGTTACCGAGGTGAATTTAAAGCAAATTAATCAATATGCCACCAGTGAGATCCAACTTTTAAATCAACTGATTGATCAAAAGGGGCAATTTGCAGGATTAAATTTAACGGTGCGTTTCCTTGGGGTCGATACCAAGGGGGAAACTCAACAATTAGCAGCTGCTGTCAGAGAAATGATTGCTCTTGCAGAAGAAACGTGGCCAGACTTTGAGATTTACAGCTCAGGAATGGTGATGTTGAACAACGCTTTTTTTGAGGCGGCACAAGGTGATTTTAAAACGCTGATACCGATTATGTTATTAGGTATCTCAGTGATTGCTAGCCTTTTATTACGCAGTTGGTTAGCTTTAGCGTGTCTCAATGGCGTGATGCTTTTATCAATCGCTGCTGCTTTGGGAACATCGGCTTATTTAGGAATGGCGTTATCTGCTCCTACGGTTTCAGTACCAATTATACTGGCTACGATTGTGATTGCGTCTGGAGTGCATTTATTTTCAGCGTTAAATAGTGCGGCTGGTAATACGGTTGAGCGGTTAAAGTATGCATTAAATAAGACAGTTAAGCCGATTACCTTGACCAATATGACGACAATTCTCGGCTTTCTCTCAATGAACTTTAGTGAGTCCCCGCCTTTTAGAGACCTTGGCAATATGGTGGCGATTGGCGTATTTGCTTGTTGGCTGTTGACGCTCACTTTGGTTCCTTTCATTTGGCTCTGTTTTTCGAAACAAAATACTCAAGTAAGAAGCCAACCAGTGATACCGGGCTTAGATGGGTTATCGCGTGTTGTTTATCGGACTCGACGGCGGATACTGATGGTGGGTTTGCCGTTATGTCTTGTTGTGTCGGGCTATGCTCTTAACAATGTACCAAACGATAATTTTGTCGAATATTTTGATGAATCTGTTCAATTTCGCCAGCAAACTGATTTTATCAATCAGAATTTAACGGGGATTTATAGTCTCGAATTCTCAGCAGAAACGCAGCAAAGTAACGGCGTATTACAGCCTAAGTTACTCTTGGTACTAGACGATTTTACTCAATGGTTACGAAAGCAACCGGAAGTCACCTCCGCTGTTAGCATTACTGAGGTGCTCAAAGATATTAATCAAAATATGCATGCAGGAGATGACGCATTTTATCGTTTACCCACAAGCCAAGAAGAAGCCGCTCAATATTTCTTACTTTATGAAATGTCATTGCCGAGTGGTCACTCACTGAGTGATCGAGTGAATATGAACAAATCATCTGCACGAATTACGGCTCGACTGACCAATCTAGATAGTATCGGCATGAAAAGATTTGAGCAGCGTGCCCTTGAATATTGGCATGGTGCAGCGCAAGGTCTTGAAGTAAAGCTTCTCCACTCTTCTCCGACGTTGATGTTCTCGCACATTGGCGTAACGAACACAAACAGCCTGATTTTAGGGGCTTTGGTTGCCTTAGTCATGGTGTCGATATTACTCGCGATTGCGTTTCGTTCGGTGCCATTGGGCCTATTCAGCATGATTCCTAATCTGTTACCCGTTACTTTGGCTTTTGGGATTTGGGGTATGTTGGTCGGGGAGGTATCGATGGGGTTAGCTGGTGTAAGTTCGATGGTGATCGGCATTGTTGTCGATGATACCGTCCACTTTCTTCATCATTATCGTCATCACCGCCAACGGTACGATGTGGAGGAAGCCATTCGTCGCACAATATCCATTGTTGGTCCTGCGATGATTGTCAGTTCACTTGTCCTTATCGCAGGTTTTATGACTTTGACTTTATCCAGCTTTGAAAAGAATGCTGCGATGGGGCTATTAACCTCGATAACCATTGGTCTTGCGGTATTGGCTGATCTCATTTTATTACCTGCGATGCTCGCTGTGACCGATAAATATTGGCATAAAAAGCCGGTGACAGACGAAAAAATTCAAGGAGTTGGTTATGAATCATAA